Proteins encoded within one genomic window of Alteribacter populi:
- the shc gene encoding squalene--hopene cyclase, whose translation MYANQMEVAIGGDRLNKDVTKTIDTLVQELRAMQVNDGSWRFCFETGPMTDAYTIILLRTLEYEGEEWLIKQLVERLLHKQEKNGAWKLFRDEKEGHLSVTVEAYFALLYSGYVKEHSNNMKRAKAFILKHGGLTGTGPFTQAMLALNEQIRWPKLFKVPIELLLLPRSSPVNVYDIVSYSRVHLTAVLIPSTLDYSRKTKQTPDLSSLISSRVPNNAEFDTEESRLILQTIKNEIKKLLDAPKQLRKDALKKAERLLLERIEPDGLHFSYVSATVFMVFALLALGYSKKHPLITKAVNGIKNQVCLTTRFYHIEFATSTIWDTSQLSHALQQAGVPSADEMVVKANHYLLSRQHVLYGDWAFNNPSTLPGGWGFSDINTFLPDVDDTAASLRAVKQTVLEHPQYRNAWNRGLDWVMSMQNKDGGWAAFEKNTTKKRITLLPFPNAGRILLDPSTTDLTGRALEFLGNEANILLPHPQMEDAFRWLVKNQETDGSWYGRWGICYIYGTWAALTGMKAIGIDSSHASIKRGVNWLRSIQNNDGGWGESCYSDIRKVYVPLGASTLSQTAWAIDALVAAFDKPTEAIQRGVTYLIENLHRNDWTTNYPTGAAIPGHFYIYYHSYNYIWPLLALSNYRKKYESLR comes from the coding sequence ATGTACGCGAATCAAATGGAAGTAGCAATTGGGGGGGATCGCTTGAACAAGGATGTAACGAAAACGATCGATACGTTAGTCCAAGAGCTGCGGGCTATGCAGGTAAATGACGGGTCATGGCGGTTTTGTTTTGAAACAGGCCCGATGACAGACGCGTATACGATCATTCTTTTAAGAACTCTCGAATACGAGGGAGAAGAATGGCTCATAAAGCAACTGGTGGAACGACTCCTTCATAAACAAGAAAAAAATGGCGCATGGAAACTGTTCCGTGATGAAAAAGAAGGCCACCTCTCCGTTACCGTAGAGGCGTATTTTGCTTTACTTTATTCCGGGTACGTAAAAGAACATTCGAACAATATGAAAAGAGCAAAAGCGTTTATTTTGAAGCACGGTGGGTTGACTGGCACTGGCCCCTTTACACAAGCCATGCTCGCATTAAACGAACAAATTCGCTGGCCCAAGCTGTTTAAAGTTCCTATTGAACTTCTCCTTCTTCCTCGTTCTTCACCGGTGAATGTTTACGATATTGTCAGCTACTCTCGTGTGCACCTCACGGCTGTTCTTATTCCATCCACCCTCGACTATAGCCGGAAAACTAAACAAACACCCGACCTATCAAGTCTCATTTCATCACGTGTTCCAAATAATGCGGAGTTTGATACCGAGGAATCGAGATTAATCTTGCAAACAATTAAAAACGAAATTAAAAAGTTGCTAGACGCACCTAAACAGCTGCGAAAGGACGCATTAAAAAAAGCGGAACGGCTTCTCCTTGAGCGGATTGAGCCTGACGGATTACACTTTAGTTATGTTAGCGCCACCGTGTTCATGGTGTTCGCCCTTCTAGCCCTTGGCTACTCGAAAAAACATCCACTTATCACGAAGGCAGTTAACGGGATTAAAAACCAAGTTTGCCTAACGACTCGCTTTTATCATATTGAATTTGCCACGTCCACGATTTGGGATACTTCACAACTATCCCACGCCCTCCAACAAGCCGGTGTCCCGTCAGCAGATGAGATGGTCGTAAAAGCTAATCATTATTTACTTTCACGCCAACATGTCCTTTACGGGGACTGGGCATTTAATAATCCAAGCACCTTGCCCGGGGGCTGGGGGTTTTCAGACATTAATACATTTCTCCCTGACGTCGACGATACGGCCGCTTCGTTACGGGCGGTCAAACAGACGGTCCTTGAACATCCGCAGTATCGAAATGCCTGGAACAGGGGACTTGACTGGGTAATGTCAATGCAAAACAAGGACGGAGGATGGGCCGCATTTGAGAAAAATACAACGAAAAAACGGATCACGCTACTTCCTTTTCCAAACGCTGGACGCATCCTCCTTGACCCTTCTACAACCGATTTAACCGGCAGGGCTCTTGAGTTTTTAGGAAACGAAGCGAACATTCTTTTGCCCCACCCGCAAATGGAAGACGCGTTTCGGTGGCTTGTGAAGAATCAGGAAACAGACGGTTCATGGTACGGTCGGTGGGGCATTTGTTACATTTACGGTACGTGGGCTGCTCTGACAGGGATGAAAGCCATTGGCATCGATTCAAGCCACGCTTCCATCAAACGCGGAGTGAACTGGCTACGTTCGATCCAAAATAATGACGGGGGCTGGGGGGAATCGTGTTACAGCGATATCCGCAAAGTCTATGTGCCACTCGGTGCCAGTACGTTGTCTCAAACCGCCTGGGCCATCGATGCCTTAGTGGCTGCTTTTGACAAACCGACAGAGGCCATCCAGCGCGGCGTCACCTATTTAATCGAGAACCTTCACCGAAATGATTGGACGACCAACTACCCGACAGGTGCCGCGATTCCCGGTCATTTTTATATCTATTATCATAGCTACAACTATATTTGGCCCCTTCTCGCATTATCCAACTACCGGAAAAAATACGAATCGCTAAGGTGA
- a CDS encoding ATP-binding cassette domain-containing protein, producing the protein MMFDVEVNQITLKYKQFEALKDITFTLENGKIYGLIGRNGAGKTTLLSLLASYMEPTSGTIKMGGENPFENRNIMPHVSFIYETDYKDEYEPAKKYLEAIERYRPNFDRGYAERLAHLFKLPLDKPIKKLSNGMQSALNVTIGLASRSPVTIFDEAYLGMDAPTRDLFYKELLDEQSRYPRIMILSTHLVSEMEYLFDDVLMIDKGRLLLHEPFEEIISKGASVTGSSKSVDEFVSGMKQLNTQQLADTKSVMVYGELSNEQQFKAEQMGLEIGPVSLQDLFIHLTNEED; encoded by the coding sequence ATGATGTTTGATGTGGAAGTTAATCAAATAACTTTGAAATATAAACAATTCGAAGCACTAAAGGACATTACATTTACCCTTGAAAACGGAAAAATATATGGCTTAATCGGAAGAAACGGAGCAGGAAAAACGACCCTCCTGTCGTTACTCGCTTCCTATATGGAACCAACATCGGGAACGATCAAAATGGGGGGAGAAAATCCATTCGAGAACAGAAACATCATGCCACACGTGTCATTTATTTATGAAACAGATTACAAAGATGAATACGAACCGGCAAAAAAATATCTCGAAGCTATTGAACGCTACCGCCCGAACTTTGACAGGGGATATGCTGAGAGGCTTGCCCACCTCTTTAAGCTGCCGTTAGATAAACCTATTAAAAAGCTTTCCAACGGCATGCAATCAGCACTTAATGTTACCATCGGCCTGGCTAGCCGTTCTCCTGTTACGATTTTTGACGAGGCTTATCTCGGTATGGACGCGCCAACACGTGACCTCTTTTATAAAGAGCTGTTGGATGAGCAATCTCGCTACCCGCGGATCATGATTTTATCGACCCACCTTGTGTCGGAAATGGAGTACTTGTTTGATGACGTTTTGATGATTGATAAAGGCAGACTATTACTTCACGAACCGTTTGAAGAGATCATTTCCAAAGGGGCATCGGTAACCGGGTCCTCAAAGAGCGTCGATGAGTTTGTGAGTGGGATGAAGCAGCTGAATACCCAACAACTCGCAGATACCAAATCCGTGATGGTTTACGGTGAGCTGTCAAATGAACAACAATTCAAAGCAGAACAGATGGGCCTGGAAATTGGCCCCGTGTCGCTTCAAGACTTATTTATTCATTTAACAAATGAGGAGGATTAA
- a CDS encoding ABC transporter substrate-binding protein, with the protein MKRKWNMRIGVAMMSFALLAACGSEDDVDGNENANEDESDNSEEVNANTEDDGELLHIGATQIVEHPSLDAAFEGFKEGLADNGFVEGEQVTYDFQNAQGDQNNTSTIANNFVSDDVDLIFANSTPSAQGALQATDDIPIIFTSVTDAVGAGLIESFDQPGDNITGVVDLHPESVEETVAFIDEYFSDSTVGLIYNSGEQNSVAQIEAVEAAVEGTTLEATTRSVSTSAEVQQAAESLIDTADVFFIITDNTVVSALEVVVSAANDYGIPLIVGEPDSLERGGFATFGIDYHSIGYRTGEMAAEVLSGDKTTADIPAEYPENMQLIINKGAADAQSVEWHDDWDELAELFE; encoded by the coding sequence ATGAAAAGAAAGTGGAACATGCGGATTGGAGTCGCAATGATGAGCTTTGCCTTGTTAGCGGCATGTGGTTCTGAAGACGATGTTGATGGTAACGAAAATGCTAATGAAGACGAAAGTGACAATTCAGAAGAAGTGAATGCCAATACTGAAGATGATGGTGAGTTACTCCATATCGGCGCCACGCAAATCGTTGAACACCCGTCATTAGATGCAGCTTTTGAAGGATTTAAAGAAGGTTTAGCGGATAATGGTTTTGTAGAAGGAGAGCAAGTCACCTATGACTTTCAAAATGCTCAAGGTGACCAAAACAATACATCGACAATCGCAAACAACTTTGTCTCCGATGATGTTGACTTAATTTTTGCAAACTCCACACCTAGTGCACAAGGTGCATTGCAAGCAACCGATGATATTCCGATCATATTCACGTCGGTGACGGATGCTGTAGGGGCCGGATTAATTGAGTCATTTGATCAACCAGGCGATAACATTACTGGCGTCGTTGATCTCCATCCGGAATCGGTCGAAGAAACAGTCGCATTTATCGACGAATACTTCAGTGATTCAACAGTTGGGTTGATCTATAACTCAGGGGAACAAAATTCCGTTGCCCAGATTGAGGCTGTTGAAGCAGCGGTAGAAGGGACTACTCTTGAAGCCACTACCCGTAGTGTCTCCACGTCAGCAGAAGTTCAACAAGCGGCAGAGTCTCTTATCGATACAGCTGATGTGTTTTTCATTATTACCGATAATACCGTTGTATCTGCGCTTGAAGTCGTTGTATCTGCTGCGAATGACTATGGTATCCCGCTTATTGTAGGTGAACCAGATTCCCTTGAAAGAGGTGGTTTTGCTACATTCGGCATTGATTATCACTCGATTGGCTACCGTACTGGTGAAATGGCTGCTGAAGTTCTTAGTGGTGATAAAACAACCGCAGATATTCCTGCTGAATATCCAGAAAATATGCAGTTAATTATCAATAAAGGTGCAGCAGATGCCCAATCTGTTGAATGGCATGATGATTGGGACGAACTTGCCGAACTGTTTGAATAA
- a CDS encoding GntR family transcriptional regulator, with amino-acid sequence MSKSFHDKKPIFLQIKEKIADQIVNDQLKEHDQIPSTNQLVHFYKVNHITVSKGITLLVDEGIIYKKRGVGMFVAEGAKEKLFQQRKEAFAGEFVLPMIQEADKLNLSEKDITALIKEIKGRDQ; translated from the coding sequence TTGAGTAAATCATTTCATGATAAAAAACCTATATTTTTGCAGATTAAAGAGAAGATCGCAGATCAGATTGTTAACGATCAGTTGAAAGAGCATGATCAGATTCCGTCAACGAACCAACTCGTCCACTTTTACAAAGTGAACCATATTACGGTATCCAAGGGGATTACCTTGCTTGTTGATGAAGGTATTATTTACAAAAAGAGGGGTGTAGGTATGTTTGTGGCTGAAGGAGCAAAAGAGAAGCTGTTCCAACAACGAAAAGAGGCGTTTGCCGGTGAGTTTGTGTTGCCGATGATACAAGAAGCCGACAAATTAAACCTATCAGAAAAGGACATAACCGCCTTAATCAAAGAAATAAAAGGACGTGATCAATGA
- a CDS encoding ABC transporter ATP-binding protein: MLQLNHINLTFNEGTLDEKNALKNINLSLTSGEFLTIIGSNGAGKSTMMNVVSGSLLPDVGDVIIDKKTVTHLPEYKRSKMIGRVFQDPMAGTAPSMTIEENLAMAYARNKQRTFKAGVTKKRKTLFREYLETLNLGLEDRLSAKVGLLSGGERQALSLLMATFTEPKLLLLDEHTAALDPARAELITNLTSEIVKKFNLTTLMVTHNMQQALDLGNRLIMMDKGQVILDVAGEDKQSLTIEKLLEEFQQIRGEKMANDKAVLG, from the coding sequence ATGTTACAACTTAATCACATAAACCTTACGTTTAATGAAGGGACCCTCGATGAAAAAAATGCACTAAAAAACATTAATCTTTCATTAACATCCGGTGAGTTCTTAACGATCATCGGTAGTAATGGTGCTGGTAAATCAACGATGATGAATGTCGTATCAGGTAGTTTACTCCCTGATGTTGGGGATGTCATCATTGACAAAAAGACTGTGACCCACCTCCCTGAATATAAAAGGTCTAAAATGATCGGTCGTGTGTTTCAGGACCCAATGGCTGGTACGGCCCCATCGATGACGATCGAAGAGAATCTAGCGATGGCTTATGCCCGAAATAAACAACGGACGTTTAAAGCGGGTGTGACGAAAAAGCGTAAAACGTTGTTTCGTGAGTATTTAGAGACGTTAAACCTTGGACTTGAGGACCGTCTTTCGGCCAAAGTCGGGCTATTATCTGGTGGAGAGCGTCAAGCACTCTCTTTATTAATGGCGACATTTACAGAGCCGAAGTTACTGTTACTCGATGAGCATACAGCAGCCCTTGATCCTGCAAGAGCAGAGTTGATCACAAATCTAACCTCTGAGATCGTAAAAAAATTCAACCTTACTACACTCATGGTCACCCATAACATGCAGCAAGCACTTGATCTTGGAAACCGCTTGATCATGATGGATAAAGGTCAAGTCATATTAGACGTTGCAGGAGAAGACAAGCAAAGTTTAACGATTGAAAAACTATTAGAAGAATTCCAACAGATCCGCGGTGAAAAAATGGCAAATGACAAAGCCGTTTTAGGTTAG
- a CDS encoding DUF1572 domain-containing protein: MSLGNEYLKVVQERFQSIKGLGDKTISQLSEDDIHWILNEESNSVAVIVKHLSGNMVSRWSDLLTSDGEKPYRNREQEFENTISSKQELVTVWEKGWNTLFKTLSHLSEQDLLKTIYIRSEGHTVLEAIERQMAHYAYHIGQIVYIGKQLKDEDWESLSIPKGKSEEYLQQMRKRHSSHKKYK, translated from the coding sequence ATGAGTCTTGGAAACGAGTATTTGAAAGTTGTTCAAGAAAGGTTTCAAAGTATTAAAGGTCTTGGAGATAAGACAATAAGTCAATTATCAGAAGACGATATTCATTGGATATTAAATGAAGAGTCAAATAGTGTTGCAGTTATCGTAAAGCATTTAAGTGGAAATATGGTCTCTAGATGGTCTGATTTATTAACTTCCGATGGAGAAAAGCCTTATAGGAATCGCGAGCAAGAATTTGAAAATACGATATCATCGAAGCAAGAATTGGTTACAGTTTGGGAAAAAGGATGGAATACTCTTTTTAAAACATTGAGTCATTTAAGTGAACAAGATTTATTAAAGACAATATATATTCGTAGTGAAGGTCATACGGTACTTGAAGCGATAGAGAGACAGATGGCTCATTATGCTTATCATATAGGGCAAATTGTTTATATTGGAAAGCAGCTGAAAGATGAGGATTGGGAAAGCTTGAGTATCCCGAAAGGCAAATCAGAAGAATACCTACAACAAATGCGGAAAAGGCATTCTTCTCACAAAAAGTATAAGTGA
- a CDS encoding alanine/glycine:cation symporter family protein, which translates to MDWMENWFGDFVALGNDLIWTYILIGLLLVLGFYFTFVTRVVQFRLLGDMVRQLFKADRKAFKEGKGTTPFQAFSISTAARVGTGNLAGVAVAISLGGPGAIFWMWLIALIGAATGFIESTLAQIYKVKDKNGFRGGPAYYMEKGLGSRWLGLLFAVLITLCFGLIFNAVQTNTIADAFVGAYDINPAVIGAIIAVLIGIIIFGGIRRIAVVAEVIVPVFATSYIIIALIVMILNVTEVPAVFSLILSNAFGIQEVVGGGFGAAIMNGIQRGLFSNEAGMGSAPNAAATVYVSHPVKQGLVQSLSVLIDTIIICSATAFLILLTDVYTVGEIEGIQLTQNAMTAHLGDWASIFVTVAIFFFAFSSLLGNYYYGQTNIEFISEKKIYLTIFRVAFLIMVMVGATSELAIIWEMADLFMGMMAVVNLIAIALLTKVAVRALRDYQAQLREGKDPAFYRNSFKGLKNVESWDDSPDSDSQK; encoded by the coding sequence ATTGATTGGATGGAAAACTGGTTTGGAGATTTCGTAGCATTAGGAAATGACCTGATCTGGACGTACATACTCATTGGTCTTCTCCTTGTATTAGGTTTTTACTTTACCTTTGTAACAAGAGTTGTTCAGTTTCGGTTATTGGGGGACATGGTGCGCCAGCTTTTCAAAGCTGATCGGAAGGCTTTTAAAGAGGGAAAAGGAACGACACCTTTTCAAGCATTTTCAATTAGTACAGCCGCACGTGTTGGAACCGGTAACCTTGCTGGTGTAGCTGTAGCGATCTCTCTTGGAGGTCCAGGAGCGATTTTCTGGATGTGGCTCATTGCTCTTATCGGAGCAGCAACCGGCTTTATCGAGAGTACCTTGGCTCAAATTTATAAAGTGAAAGATAAAAACGGGTTTCGAGGGGGACCCGCATACTATATGGAAAAAGGCCTTGGATCTCGTTGGCTAGGATTACTGTTCGCGGTACTCATCACCCTTTGTTTCGGTCTCATTTTTAACGCGGTTCAAACGAATACGATTGCGGATGCCTTTGTTGGCGCCTACGATATCAATCCTGCTGTCATTGGCGCAATTATCGCCGTTCTCATTGGCATTATTATTTTCGGAGGTATAAGACGAATCGCGGTGGTAGCAGAAGTGATTGTGCCGGTGTTTGCCACCAGCTACATTATCATTGCTCTTATAGTAATGATATTAAATGTTACCGAAGTACCTGCCGTGTTTTCATTGATTTTAAGCAATGCATTTGGTATTCAAGAGGTCGTTGGCGGTGGATTTGGGGCTGCTATTATGAACGGTATTCAACGCGGGCTTTTCTCAAATGAAGCCGGAATGGGAAGTGCTCCAAATGCCGCAGCAACGGTTTATGTCTCTCACCCTGTTAAACAAGGCCTTGTCCAATCGTTAAGCGTCTTAATTGATACGATCATCATTTGTAGCGCCACTGCATTCTTGATTTTGCTAACGGATGTTTACACAGTTGGAGAAATAGAAGGAATTCAGCTTACCCAAAATGCAATGACTGCCCATTTGGGTGATTGGGCAAGCATCTTCGTCACGGTTGCCATTTTCTTTTTTGCCTTTAGCTCATTGCTCGGAAATTACTATTATGGTCAAACGAACATCGAATTTATTTCAGAAAAGAAGATTTACCTCACGATCTTCCGTGTCGCTTTTCTCATCATGGTCATGGTAGGAGCCACTAGTGAGTTAGCGATCATCTGGGAGATGGCAGACTTATTTATGGGAATGATGGCAGTCGTTAACCTTATCGCGATTGCCCTCTTGACCAAGGTTGCTGTACGCGCCTTAAGAGATTACCAAGCGCAGCTTCGTGAAGGCAAAGACCCTGCCTTTTACCGAAACAGCTTCAAAGGATTAAAGAATGTAGAAAGCTGGGACGACAGTCCAGACTCAGACTCTCAAAAGTAA
- a CDS encoding ABC transporter permease: MFISTFGAVESGIIYALMALGVYLSFRVLDFPDLTVDGSFVTGAAVAAVMIVSGQPPILATMVAIVAGFAAGCVTGVLHTKGKVNPLLSGILMMIALYSINLRIMGQSNVPLLNETTLFTQIRSSWESIGIDSFLNGILAFMGMELFPRTWGILLFGIILVLVVKALTDYFLKTELGLALRATGDNKKMIRSFSANTDALYIFGLGLSNALVAFSGALIAQLGGFADVGMGIGMIIIGLASVIIGEALFGTKTIARITLAVIGGAIVYRIVVTLALRVDFLDTGDMKLITAIIVIAALVTPKIIDARKEKRRRLKKRAALSKLQAGSNGGDSNVTT; the protein is encoded by the coding sequence ATGTTTATTTCGACATTTGGAGCAGTTGAATCAGGTATTATCTATGCGTTAATGGCGCTCGGTGTTTACCTCTCCTTTCGGGTGCTAGACTTCCCTGACTTAACAGTTGACGGAAGTTTTGTCACAGGGGCAGCAGTCGCAGCCGTAATGATCGTTTCCGGACAGCCCCCGATTCTAGCAACGATGGTAGCGATTGTCGCGGGATTTGCCGCAGGTTGTGTTACTGGGGTATTACATACTAAAGGTAAAGTGAACCCTTTACTATCAGGGATTTTAATGATGATAGCCTTGTACTCGATTAATCTCCGGATCATGGGACAATCAAATGTCCCCTTATTAAATGAGACCACCCTATTCACCCAAATTCGTTCTTCGTGGGAATCCATAGGTATAGATAGTTTCTTAAACGGGATACTCGCATTTATGGGAATGGAGCTATTTCCACGGACGTGGGGGATCCTCCTCTTTGGAATAATCCTCGTCTTGGTCGTGAAAGCACTGACTGATTATTTTTTGAAAACAGAATTGGGACTGGCACTCAGAGCAACGGGTGATAACAAAAAAATGATCCGGAGTTTTTCAGCAAATACAGACGCGCTCTACATCTTCGGTCTAGGGTTGTCTAACGCACTTGTTGCATTTTCTGGTGCGCTCATCGCCCAACTGGGTGGTTTTGCCGATGTGGGTATGGGGATTGGAATGATTATCATTGGGCTTGCCTCCGTCATTATCGGGGAAGCACTTTTTGGTACAAAAACAATCGCAAGGATTACGCTCGCCGTTATTGGAGGAGCGATTGTTTATCGAATCGTTGTTACGTTAGCCCTTCGCGTCGACTTTTTAGACACTGGGGATATGAAATTAATTACGGCCATCATCGTCATAGCTGCACTCGTTACCCCGAAAATCATTGATGCACGAAAAGAAAAGCGCAGACGTCTAAAAAAACGAGCAGCATTGTCAAAATTACAAGCGGGTAGTAATGGAGGCGATAGCAATGTTACAACTTAA
- the guaC gene encoding GMP reductase, with translation MENVFDYEDIQLIPAKCVVNSRSECDTTVTLGGHTFKLPVVPANMQTIIDEKIATFLAENGYFYVMHRFEPEKRVSFIQDMHSRGLIASISVGVKEEEYGFIEQLANDGLTPEFITIDIAHGHSNAVIEMVRHIKKHLPQSFVIAGNVGTPEAVRELEHAGADATKVGIGPGKVCITKIKTGFGTGGWQLAALRWCAKAASKPIIADGGIRTHGDVAKSIRFGATMVMIGSLFAGHEESPGETTEKDGKLYKEYFGSASEFQKGEKKNVEGKKMYVEHKGSLMDTLTEMQQDLQSAISYAGGNKLDSIRNVDYVVVKNSIFNGDKVY, from the coding sequence ATGGAAAATGTATTTGATTACGAAGATATTCAACTGATTCCAGCAAAATGTGTAGTAAATAGCCGATCTGAATGTGATACAACGGTAACCTTAGGCGGACATACCTTTAAACTACCGGTGGTGCCTGCAAATATGCAGACGATTATAGACGAAAAAATTGCCACTTTCTTAGCAGAAAACGGTTACTTCTATGTGATGCATCGTTTTGAACCAGAGAAGCGAGTCTCTTTTATCCAAGATATGCACTCTCGTGGGTTAATCGCTTCAATTAGTGTGGGCGTAAAAGAGGAGGAGTATGGCTTCATTGAGCAATTAGCAAATGACGGTCTTACACCGGAATTTATTACGATTGATATTGCACATGGTCATTCTAATGCGGTGATCGAGATGGTTCGGCATATTAAGAAACACTTGCCTCAAAGTTTTGTTATTGCAGGAAATGTCGGAACTCCAGAAGCCGTAAGAGAATTAGAACATGCAGGTGCAGATGCGACAAAAGTAGGCATCGGACCAGGAAAGGTATGTATTACGAAAATAAAAACCGGATTTGGTACTGGGGGTTGGCAATTAGCTGCACTGCGTTGGTGTGCAAAGGCCGCAAGTAAACCGATTATTGCTGACGGAGGCATTCGTACACATGGTGATGTCGCAAAGTCTATTCGATTCGGTGCAACGATGGTCATGATTGGTTCATTATTTGCCGGACATGAAGAATCTCCAGGAGAAACAACGGAGAAAGACGGAAAGCTGTATAAAGAATACTTCGGTTCTGCTTCGGAATTTCAAAAAGGCGAGAAGAAAAATGTAGAAGGCAAGAAAATGTATGTCGAGCACAAAGGGTCTTTAATGGACACGTTGACAGAAATGCAGCAAGACCTTCAATCCGCTATTTCTTATGCGGGCGGAAACAAGCTCGATTCGATCCGTAATGTTGATTATGTCGTTGTGAAAAATTCAATCTTTAACGGTGATAAGGTATATTAA
- a CDS encoding transposase, translating into MPRKARKKSSTGVYHIVFRGINRQTIFEDDEDKRKFLQTLARYKKKSCIKLYGYCLMDNHVHLLVKETKESISDFMKRLGIHPSNCTGYRNLEKCF; encoded by the coding sequence TTGCCCAGAAAAGCAAGAAAGAAAAGCAGCACCGGAGTCTATCATATTGTGTTTCGCGGCATTAACCGCCAGACTATTTTTGAAGATGATGAGGATAAGAGAAAGTTTTTACAGACACTTGCAAGATACAAGAAGAAAAGCTGCATAAAACTTTATGGCTACTGTTTGATGGATAACCATGTACACTTGTTGGTGAAGGAGACGAAGGAGAGCATTTCGGATTTTATGAAGAGATTAGGTATCCATCCGTCAAATTGCACGGGTTACCGGAATCTCGAAAAATGTTTTTGA
- a CDS encoding M42 family metallopeptidase: MKKQVFLEQLREVASIQGTPGQEMNVVKSLVDLFTPVADEIDVDHMGNIYAYLHGNKPGPKMMVSAHSDEIGCVVRDVDERGFIKIERTGGMIESLLVGRKVNVNGHFGVVGVKAGHLQTAEERKSIPSIHELYIDVGASSKEEVHTMGIQIGDSISYISEIEQFTNPDLVCGKAIDNRSCCVLLLELFKDLFNEKDFSGTLVGVIAVQEEVGLRGAKVATYKVNPDFALVLDTIPCADTPDSINSGYPVGIGKGPVFPALAGGSVRGNIMSPQVKNILIRYAKELDMPYQLAVMTGATTDLAAVHLEREGVLAGAVTFARRYSHSPVEVADLRDFELGFALLKRVITDVDSWGDLSFIK, encoded by the coding sequence ATGAAAAAACAGGTGTTTTTAGAGCAGTTACGTGAGGTGGCGTCGATACAAGGAACACCAGGTCAAGAGATGAACGTTGTAAAATCATTAGTCGATTTGTTTACGCCGGTTGCTGATGAAATTGATGTCGATCATATGGGGAACATTTATGCTTATCTTCATGGAAATAAGCCAGGCCCTAAAATGATGGTTTCGGCACACTCAGATGAAATTGGTTGTGTTGTCCGTGATGTTGATGAAAGAGGGTTTATCAAAATAGAGCGAACAGGGGGAATGATTGAGTCATTGCTCGTCGGACGAAAAGTGAATGTGAACGGTCATTTTGGCGTTGTTGGTGTCAAAGCAGGACACCTTCAAACAGCTGAGGAAAGAAAATCGATTCCATCGATTCACGAGCTTTATATTGATGTTGGCGCCTCGTCAAAAGAAGAAGTACATACCATGGGAATCCAAATCGGTGATTCCATATCCTACATAAGTGAGATTGAACAATTTACAAATCCAGATTTAGTCTGTGGAAAAGCGATTGATAATCGCTCTTGCTGTGTTCTTCTATTGGAGTTATTTAAAGACCTTTTCAATGAGAAAGATTTTTCGGGAACATTAGTTGGGGTGATTGCGGTTCAAGAAGAGGTGGGTCTGCGTGGAGCGAAGGTGGCAACTTATAAAGTAAACCCGGACTTTGCCTTGGTTTTAGATACTATCCCTTGTGCTGATACCCCTGATAGCATAAATAGCGGTTATCCGGTTGGTATTGGAAAAGGTCCCGTGTTCCCGGCTTTGGCTGGAGGCTCTGTTCGCGGGAATATAATGTCCCCGCAGGTTAAAAATATCCTGATTCGCTATGCTAAAGAATTAGATATGCCGTATCAGCTGGCGGTAATGACAGGGGCAACAACAGATTTGGCAGCCGTTCACTTAGAACGAGAAGGCGTGTTAGCAGGCGCTGTTACTTTTGCAAGACGTTACTCACACTCACCAGTAGAGGTTGCGGATTTACGTGATTTCGAGTTAGGATTTGCCTTATTAAAACGAGTCATCACGGATGTAGATAGCTGGGGAGATCTTAGTTTTATCAAATAA